One window of Cohnella hashimotonis genomic DNA carries:
- the helD gene encoding RNA polymerase recycling motor HelD, which produces MSEQERTDARTGETERLAEVIRIIDRKLLKEMSVQGERRGDVVGIRQEFWDDLAINFSDETELGETWSSIVQQAELLAERERSHRVASEAAERLAHQHDNPYFARIDFAEKAAASNDAGEGAAGETAEPEVIYIGRASLVGDDGETFYIYDWRAPVSSLFYDHEPGPASYETPGGEIAGELTLKRQFVIRGGRLRHMFDTDETIGDDILQAVLSEKSDTAMKSIVATIQKEQNRIIRDERHRLIVVQGAAGSGKTSAALQRVAYLLYRYRDSLTAEQIVLFSPNPVFKGYISRVLPDLGEANMRQMTFRELIEARLGRRFDAEDLFAQTEDLAATEGTREGDARARAVRYKGSEHFFETVAAYLDRLKREGVVFRQLRFKGDTIVSADEMSRQFYGEYGEDSFGDRLAKLRRWLNGRLTAWVDDQLQEPWVEQAAELLEEEDIQRAYVSVRRKGGFHEGAFDDEDKMTELLLRQAAENAIGPLRRAVKGFRFMDAPETYRQLFVSRSLFAACAPDGRLPEGWDWMAQRVEDKLGRKELDHEDATPLLYLMEALEGFRKVEGEVKHLFVDEAQDYSPFQAAYLRRRFPRARMTVLGDFNQAIYAQAEDSGGFGGWTRLAEPSDTAVWRLTTSYRSTKPIVELSKRILKPEDAEGIRPFNREGEEPRLIRCRDRAHLAELAAADVTALLAAGHATIGVIAKTAQEAGDACSLLKEQLGEDVPVTLVSGGSANLPKGVSVLPSYLSKGIEFDAVLVWDGSAERYGQERHRKLLYTVSTRALHVLHIYYTGELSPYLT; this is translated from the coding sequence GTGTCTGAACAGGAACGGACGGATGCACGGACCGGCGAGACCGAGCGCCTCGCCGAGGTGATCAGGATCATTGACCGCAAGCTGCTGAAGGAAATGTCCGTACAAGGCGAGCGGCGGGGAGACGTCGTCGGCATTCGCCAGGAGTTCTGGGACGATCTGGCGATCAACTTTTCCGACGAGACGGAGCTCGGAGAGACGTGGAGCAGCATCGTGCAGCAGGCCGAGCTGCTGGCGGAGCGCGAGCGGAGCCACAGGGTCGCTTCGGAGGCCGCCGAGCGGCTGGCGCATCAGCACGACAATCCTTATTTCGCGAGGATCGACTTTGCCGAAAAGGCGGCTGCCTCGAACGACGCCGGCGAAGGAGCAGCAGGGGAGACTGCGGAGCCCGAGGTCATCTATATCGGCAGAGCGTCTCTCGTCGGCGATGATGGAGAGACGTTCTACATTTATGACTGGCGCGCGCCGGTCTCGAGCCTTTTTTACGATCACGAGCCGGGTCCCGCGTCCTATGAGACGCCGGGGGGAGAGATCGCGGGCGAGCTGACGCTCAAGCGCCAGTTCGTCATTCGCGGCGGGCGGCTGAGGCATATGTTCGACACGGACGAGACGATCGGCGACGATATCTTGCAGGCGGTGCTGTCCGAAAAGTCCGACACGGCGATGAAAAGCATCGTCGCCACCATACAGAAGGAGCAGAACCGCATCATCCGCGACGAACGCCACCGCCTCATCGTCGTGCAGGGCGCGGCCGGCAGCGGCAAGACCTCTGCCGCTTTGCAGCGCGTCGCTTATCTGCTCTATCGTTACCGGGACAGCCTCACGGCCGAGCAGATCGTGCTTTTTTCGCCGAACCCGGTGTTCAAAGGCTATATCTCTCGCGTTTTGCCGGATCTGGGCGAAGCCAATATGCGCCAGATGACGTTCCGCGAGCTGATCGAGGCGCGGCTTGGCAGGCGCTTCGACGCGGAGGACCTGTTCGCGCAGACCGAAGATCTTGCGGCGACGGAGGGTACGCGGGAGGGCGATGCCAGGGCGCGCGCGGTACGGTATAAGGGCTCGGAGCATTTTTTCGAGACGGTCGCGGCGTATTTGGACCGTCTAAAGCGGGAGGGCGTCGTCTTCCGTCAGCTCCGCTTCAAGGGCGATACGATTGTGTCCGCCGATGAGATGAGCCGTCAATTTTACGGCGAGTACGGAGAAGACAGCTTCGGCGACCGGCTGGCCAAGCTGCGGCGGTGGCTGAACGGGCGCCTGACGGCGTGGGTGGACGACCAGTTGCAAGAGCCGTGGGTCGAACAAGCCGCAGAGCTGCTGGAGGAAGAGGATATTCAGCGGGCTTACGTAAGCGTTAGGCGGAAGGGCGGCTTCCACGAAGGCGCGTTCGACGACGAGGACAAGATGACGGAGCTCTTGCTGCGGCAGGCCGCCGAGAACGCGATCGGTCCATTGCGCCGTGCGGTCAAGGGCTTCCGGTTCATGGACGCTCCCGAGACGTATCGTCAGTTGTTCGTCAGCCGCTCGTTGTTCGCCGCTTGCGCGCCGGACGGCCGCCTGCCGGAGGGGTGGGACTGGATGGCGCAGCGCGTCGAGGACAAGCTCGGCCGCAAGGAGCTGGATCACGAAGACGCCACGCCGCTGCTGTATCTGATGGAAGCGCTCGAAGGCTTCCGCAAGGTCGAGGGCGAAGTGAAGCATCTGTTCGTCGACGAGGCGCAGGATTATTCGCCGTTCCAGGCGGCTTACCTGCGGAGGCGGTTCCCGCGCGCGCGGATGACGGTGCTGGGCGACTTCAACCAGGCGATCTACGCGCAGGCGGAGGACAGCGGCGGCTTCGGGGGCTGGACGCGTCTGGCCGAACCGTCCGACACGGCCGTCTGGCGGCTCACGACGAGCTACCGCTCCACGAAGCCCATCGTCGAGCTGTCGAAACGGATTCTGAAGCCGGAGGACGCCGAAGGGATCCGCCCGTTCAACCGCGAAGGGGAGGAGCCCCGCCTGATCCGCTGCCGGGATCGCGCGCATCTGGCAGAGCTGGCAGCCGCGGATGTGACGGCGCTGCTCGCGGCGGGCCACGCGACGATCGGCGTTATCGCGAAGACGGCGCAGGAGGCCGGCGACGCATGTTCCCTGCTGAAGGAGCAGCTCGGCGAGGACGTGCCGGTGACGCTCGTCAGCGGCGGTTCGGCCAACCTGCCGAAAGGCGTCTCGGTGCTGCCCTCCTATTTGTCGAAAGGCATTGAATTCGACGCCGTCCTCGTCTGGGATGGCTCGGCGGAGCGATACGGGCAGGAGCGGCACCGCAAGCTGCTGTACACGGTGAGTACGCGCGCGCTGCACGTGCTGCACATTTATTATACGGGCGAGCTGTCGCCGTACCTGACATAG
- the recQ gene encoding DNA helicase RecQ, which translates to MPDTIDKDIGRSMGEARSVLKRFFGYDAFRRGQEELIEAILSGRDALGVMPTGAGKSICYQVPALLMPGVTIVVSPLISLMKDQVDALNAAGIEATLINSTLSAKETNDRLRDIYYGHYKLVYVAPERLESERFRGMLRHIKVPLVAVDEAHCVSQWGHDFRPSYMGISRMLQDIEPRPVMAAFTATATDVVKDDIVDRLRLASPARITTGYARENLSLSVVKNADKRDYLVRYIRERAGQSGIIYAATRREVEGLAGFLTSLGLPAGMYHAGLPEEERARTQEAFIRDDLQLIVATNAFGMGIDKSNVRYVVHFNMPKNLEAYYQEAGRAGRDGEPGECVMLFSAQDVVTQKFFIERSEAEDERKRNDYRLLNDMVEYAHTSDCLQRAIVRYFGEDGGEPCGRCSSCNDERELRDVTDQAKLVFACVSAMKQRFGITLTAKVLRGASDAKVRQFGFDSLPWYGRLGSLSEKEIVQLIHGLVADGYLKLTDSQYPVVQLAAKVRGVMSEGEQVFQRIEPQQSGGRTSSRSRSGGVSAVPPADAELFERLREVRKSLATREGVPPFIIFGDATLREMCALRPTSEHEMRRVKGVGDAKLEKYGEAFAEAIRVYVEG; encoded by the coding sequence ATGCCTGACACGATAGATAAGGACATCGGCCGGTCGATGGGGGAGGCGCGCAGCGTGCTGAAGCGCTTCTTTGGGTACGATGCGTTTCGGCGGGGACAGGAGGAGCTGATCGAAGCGATTCTGAGCGGCCGGGATGCGCTCGGCGTCATGCCGACCGGCGCGGGCAAGTCGATCTGTTATCAAGTACCTGCGCTCCTGATGCCGGGGGTGACGATCGTCGTATCGCCGCTGATCTCGCTCATGAAGGACCAGGTGGATGCCTTGAACGCGGCAGGCATCGAGGCGACGCTCATCAACAGCACGCTTTCGGCCAAGGAAACCAACGACCGGCTGCGCGATATTTATTACGGACACTACAAACTTGTGTACGTCGCGCCTGAGCGGCTCGAGTCCGAGCGCTTTCGCGGGATGCTGCGTCATATCAAGGTGCCGCTCGTCGCCGTCGACGAGGCGCACTGCGTCTCGCAATGGGGGCATGACTTCCGTCCGAGCTACATGGGAATTTCCCGCATGCTGCAGGATATTGAGCCGCGCCCGGTGATGGCGGCCTTCACCGCGACGGCGACGGACGTCGTCAAGGACGATATCGTCGACCGGCTCAGGCTGGCGTCGCCGGCTCGCATCACGACGGGCTATGCGCGGGAGAATCTGTCGCTGTCGGTCGTCAAAAATGCGGACAAGCGCGACTATCTCGTCCGCTACATCCGGGAGCGCGCCGGCCAGTCCGGCATTATTTACGCGGCGACGCGGCGGGAGGTCGAGGGGCTTGCCGGGTTTCTGACCTCGCTGGGGCTTCCGGCCGGCATGTATCATGCCGGCTTGCCGGAGGAGGAGCGCGCGCGGACCCAGGAGGCGTTCATCCGCGACGATCTTCAGCTGATCGTGGCGACCAACGCGTTCGGCATGGGCATCGACAAATCAAATGTGCGCTACGTGGTGCACTTCAATATGCCGAAAAATCTGGAGGCCTATTACCAGGAGGCCGGCCGCGCGGGACGGGACGGCGAGCCGGGCGAGTGCGTGATGCTGTTTTCCGCGCAGGACGTCGTGACGCAAAAGTTTTTTATAGAGCGGAGCGAAGCGGAAGACGAGCGCAAGCGGAACGACTATCGGCTGCTGAACGATATGGTGGAATATGCGCATACGTCGGATTGCCTGCAGCGCGCGATCGTCCGGTATTTCGGCGAGGACGGCGGCGAGCCGTGCGGAAGATGCAGCAGCTGCAACGACGAGCGGGAGCTGCGAGACGTGACCGACCAGGCCAAGCTGGTTTTCGCGTGCGTTTCCGCCATGAAGCAGCGCTTCGGCATTACGCTGACGGCGAAGGTGCTGCGGGGCGCGAGCGATGCCAAGGTACGGCAGTTCGGCTTCGACAGCTTGCCTTGGTACGGCAGGCTCGGGAGTCTGTCGGAAAAGGAAATTGTGCAGCTGATCCACGGGCTCGTCGCGGACGGTTATCTCAAGCTTACGGACAGCCAGTATCCGGTCGTGCAGCTGGCGGCCAAGGTGCGCGGCGTCATGAGCGAGGGTGAGCAGGTATTCCAGCGAATCGAGCCGCAGCAGAGCGGCGGGCGGACGAGCAGCCGCTCGCGCTCGGGCGGCGTATCGGCCGTGCCGCCTGCCGATGCCGAGCTGTTCGAGCGGCTGCGGGAGGTTCGCAAGTCGCTCGCGACGCGCGAGGGCGTGCCGCCGTTCATCATCTTTGGCGACGCCACGCTGCGGGAGATGTGCGCGCTGCGCCCCACGTCGGAGCATGAGATGCGCCGCGTCAAAGGCGTGGGCGACGCCAAGCTAGAGAAGTACGGCGAGGCGTTCGCGGAAGCGATTCGGGTTTATGTGGAGGGCTAG
- a CDS encoding transcriptional regulator has product MSRFDESYTVWLQAHIEAETNPRRRERLEKGLGHSTVEFLRTIWFPRVGHFDDLYPEWEVRDFGGGYRYIDLAYMPGGAKGAIEIQGYGPHARDLDVRRFKDLCRRHCLMALDGWTFLPIAYPSIVEEPGQCQQLVLAFIGHFIASDASSSLDWLEAETVRLARRMLRPIRPLELADHLRVSDRHARRVLQRLVAMHLLEPAGGGERVRAYRLRS; this is encoded by the coding sequence GTGTCCCGGTTCGATGAATCGTACACAGTTTGGCTGCAAGCGCATATTGAGGCGGAAACGAATCCGCGGAGGAGGGAAAGGCTCGAGAAAGGCTTAGGACACAGTACGGTCGAGTTTTTGCGAACGATATGGTTTCCCCGTGTCGGCCATTTCGACGATTTGTATCCCGAATGGGAAGTGCGCGACTTCGGCGGGGGCTACAGGTATATCGATCTCGCCTATATGCCGGGAGGAGCGAAGGGAGCGATAGAGATTCAGGGCTATGGTCCGCATGCCAGAGATCTCGATGTAAGACGGTTCAAGGATTTGTGCCGAAGGCATTGCCTAATGGCGCTCGATGGATGGACGTTTTTGCCTATCGCTTACCCGTCGATCGTAGAGGAGCCGGGACAGTGCCAGCAGCTGGTTCTTGCATTTATCGGCCATTTTATCGCGTCGGATGCCTCCTCTTCTCTTGATTGGCTGGAAGCGGAAACCGTGCGGTTGGCTCGGCGCATGCTGCGACCGATTAGGCCGCTGGAACTGGCCGACCATCTGAGGGTAAGCGACCGGCACGCCAGGCGCGTTCTTCAGAGGCTGGTGGCGATGCATTTGCTGGAGCCCGCCGGGGGCGGCGAAAGAGTACGCGCATACAGACTTAGAAGTTGA
- a CDS encoding spore germination protein, translating into MNDSQSASPPAKLAVVLSENIDMIRSKLGHASDLLVSEHQSKSGIRYAVFCIDGLSSRLVVQEHLLEPLIGSDAGKANLPVQEVRTTNSLDEALIAILSGDAAVLSEDSDCAQIVGTKFWNSRSVEEPQTEALIRGPRDGFTEDFRTNTALIRRRLRDPNLRFETFQLGRRSRTDIAVAYVEGIVHDELLQEVRRRIHTIDVDEIAGSGFIEQWLTDHQLSPFPQIMSTERPDKLSAALLQGKIGIIVDNTPFQLIMPMTFFSFFHSPEDYYQNWIISTVIRVMRFGAAFLATFMPAFYIALTEFHHGMLPSELAFSIAGSREGVPFPSVVEAFAMEATLELLREAGIRLPRPIGQTIGIVGGLVIGEAAVRAGIVSPIMVIVVAITAISSFSLPSYTFAISLRLLRFLVMMAAALFGLYGIVLAYIMLNIHIANLKSFGIPYSTPFAPTFLNDWKDLILRAPLKLLATRPQMMRTKDKNRMK; encoded by the coding sequence GTGAACGATTCGCAATCGGCGTCTCCGCCTGCCAAGCTGGCTGTCGTCCTAAGCGAAAATATCGACATGATCCGTTCAAAGCTCGGTCATGCGTCGGACCTGCTCGTCAGCGAGCATCAATCCAAGAGCGGCATCCGGTATGCGGTTTTTTGCATCGATGGCTTGTCCAGCCGCTTGGTCGTCCAGGAGCATCTGCTCGAGCCGTTGATCGGCTCGGATGCCGGCAAGGCGAATCTGCCCGTCCAGGAAGTCAGAACGACGAACTCGCTGGACGAAGCCCTCATCGCAATCTTGTCCGGCGATGCAGCGGTGCTGTCCGAGGACAGCGACTGCGCGCAGATCGTCGGCACGAAGTTCTGGAATTCGAGATCCGTGGAGGAACCGCAGACCGAGGCGCTGATTCGCGGACCGCGGGACGGCTTTACGGAAGATTTCCGCACGAATACGGCGTTGATCCGAAGAAGGCTTCGCGATCCGAATCTGCGCTTCGAGACGTTCCAGCTGGGCAGACGCTCGCGGACGGACATCGCCGTCGCCTATGTCGAAGGCATCGTCCACGACGAGCTGCTGCAAGAGGTACGCAGACGGATTCATACGATTGACGTGGACGAGATAGCGGGATCGGGCTTCATCGAGCAGTGGCTGACGGACCATCAATTGTCCCCTTTTCCCCAGATCATGAGCACGGAGCGTCCCGACAAGCTGTCGGCCGCGCTGCTGCAGGGCAAGATCGGCATTATCGTGGACAACACGCCGTTTCAGCTCATCATGCCGATGACGTTCTTTTCGTTTTTTCATTCGCCTGAGGATTATTACCAAAATTGGATTATATCTACAGTTATCCGGGTCATGCGGTTCGGGGCCGCTTTTCTCGCGACCTTCATGCCGGCCTTTTATATCGCGCTGACCGAATTCCACCACGGCATGCTGCCTTCGGAGCTCGCCTTCTCGATCGCAGGCTCCAGAGAGGGCGTGCCGTTTCCTTCGGTCGTCGAAGCGTTCGCCATGGAAGCGACGCTCGAGCTGCTCAGAGAGGCGGGCATACGGCTGCCCAGGCCGATCGGCCAGACGATCGGCATCGTGGGCGGTCTCGTTATCGGGGAAGCCGCGGTCAGAGCGGGCATCGTCAGTCCGATTATGGTTATCGTCGTCGCGATTACGGCCATTTCCTCGTTTTCTTTGCCCTCGTATACCTTTGCGATCTCGCTGCGTTTGCTGCGCTTCTTGGTCATGATGGCGGCGGCGTTGTTCGGCCTATATGGAATCGTGCTGGCCTACATCATGCTGAATATTCATATCGCCAATCTGAAGAGCTTCGGGATCCCGTATTCGACGCCGTTCGCGCCGACTTTCCTGAACGATTGGAAGGATCTCATCCTGCGCGCGCCGCTTAAGCTGTTGGCCACCCGGCCGCAGATGATGCGCACGAAGGACAAAAATCGCATGAAATAA
- a CDS encoding GerAB/ArcD/ProY family transporter: MKTFDYGDNQIGTREVSMTISSIMIGIGILTLPSMLASHIEASDGWVSILAAGSIAAACGLVVCRLTSRFQGSTFHNYTAKIATKPIASLISAIYGIYFLLYLAYEVRSIAKISRMYLLENTPIAFITVAFLLIVVYAVSGTTAAMLRLNTMFLPIVLLISGVVLLFGIELMSFNNLKPFMTTSPLELVAGTKDTTFALLGFEVLLFYAPLLRPTVRTEKAMLIGIAIPVVLCLLTYLYSVAIFTREATAQILFPTVEIAKEVRLPGQFFERLESIFFTVWIMTIFNTSCMAMEASVSCLQAIVSKFDKRLCILILCPIAYFINMLPENMLQYQRFGWIVSYIGYGTAGAIPIILLIVARLRKGETGG; this comes from the coding sequence ATGAAAACATTCGACTACGGGGACAATCAGATCGGAACCCGCGAAGTGTCGATGACGATCTCGTCGATCATGATCGGAATCGGCATTCTCACGCTGCCAAGCATGCTGGCCAGTCATATCGAGGCATCCGACGGCTGGGTGTCCATCTTGGCTGCGGGGTCGATCGCTGCCGCATGCGGACTCGTCGTCTGCAGGTTAACGAGCCGATTCCAAGGCAGCACCTTTCACAACTATACGGCAAAAATAGCCACGAAACCGATCGCCTCGCTCATATCGGCGATTTACGGCATCTATTTTTTGTTATATCTCGCTTACGAGGTTCGATCGATCGCCAAGATTTCCCGGATGTATTTGCTCGAAAATACGCCGATCGCCTTTATTACGGTCGCTTTTTTACTTATCGTCGTTTATGCCGTATCCGGCACGACCGCAGCGATGCTCCGCTTGAACACGATGTTTTTGCCGATCGTGCTCCTTATTTCCGGCGTCGTGCTTCTGTTCGGCATTGAACTGATGAGTTTTAACAACCTGAAGCCGTTCATGACGACCAGCCCGCTCGAGCTCGTCGCCGGCACGAAGGATACGACCTTCGCCCTGCTGGGCTTTGAAGTGCTGCTCTTCTATGCGCCATTGCTCAGGCCGACTGTCCGCACGGAAAAGGCCATGCTGATCGGCATCGCGATTCCCGTCGTGCTGTGTTTGCTGACTTACCTCTATTCGGTCGCGATTTTCACGAGGGAGGCGACCGCGCAGATTTTGTTTCCGACCGTCGAGATCGCCAAAGAGGTGCGATTGCCGGGGCAATTTTTCGAGCGCCTGGAATCGATTTTTTTCACGGTTTGGATTATGACGATATTCAATACCTCCTGTATGGCCATGGAAGCCAGCGTCAGCTGCCTGCAGGCGATCGTCTCCAAGTTCGACAAGCGCTTGTGCATATTGATCTTGTGTCCGATCGCGTACTTCATCAACATGCTGCCCGAGAACATGCTGCAGTACCAGAGGTTCGGATGGATCGTCAGCTATATCGGGTACGGGACCGCCGGCGCGATCCCGATCATTTTGTTGATCGTGGCGCGGCTAAGGAAGGGCGAGACCGGTGGTTAG
- a CDS encoding Ger(x)C family spore germination protein: MPLLLTAVFALLATGCWDRVEINNRGFVVGISIDAVAPADDEEEQAADSQFRICYQIVIPGGQSGDGEGGKGSTGYSNICGQAASVSSFDQYATDKLSRAPFYDHLKVILVSERVASQTAGFADMLDFFMRGTGVRRSIKILVSRGNAADALYAQSPNEGLPAADIEKISGNRSSLEKLPATQIGYIHERFMNETSYAVQALETKDKSAFVSGSAIFDGKTNRQQGALDARQTAGLNFLRGYQMRGTIMVRSAGSRIGLNVYEIRSRIRADVQDPAHIVFKVSVSAVVSIRETTGAIDVMQRPIADRIQRDAASEIESMIEEAVYAVQGIGKDALGLGEELKRNHPRTWKKVKNDWDQGKNLLTACEVRAHARVGIRLTGTVDQTERG; this comes from the coding sequence ATGCCGCTGCTGCTGACAGCCGTCTTCGCATTGCTGGCGACGGGCTGCTGGGACCGTGTTGAGATTAACAATCGGGGCTTCGTGGTGGGTATATCGATCGATGCGGTGGCCCCGGCCGACGACGAAGAGGAGCAGGCCGCGGATTCGCAGTTCCGGATTTGCTATCAAATCGTCATTCCCGGCGGGCAGAGCGGGGACGGGGAGGGCGGTAAAGGCAGCACCGGCTATTCGAATATTTGCGGGCAAGCGGCAAGCGTGTCTTCGTTTGACCAATACGCGACCGACAAGCTTAGCCGGGCACCTTTTTACGATCATCTGAAGGTCATACTCGTCTCCGAACGGGTGGCCAGCCAGACTGCCGGGTTTGCCGATATGCTCGATTTTTTCATGAGAGGCACCGGCGTCAGGCGCTCGATCAAGATTCTGGTCTCCAGGGGCAACGCTGCCGACGCGCTGTATGCCCAGTCGCCGAACGAAGGGCTGCCGGCTGCCGATATCGAGAAGATATCCGGCAACCGCAGCAGCCTGGAAAAGCTTCCGGCTACGCAGATCGGATATATTCACGAGCGATTCATGAACGAAACGAGTTATGCGGTGCAAGCGCTCGAGACGAAGGACAAATCCGCCTTTGTCTCCGGAAGCGCGATCTTCGACGGCAAAACGAATCGCCAGCAAGGGGCGCTCGACGCCAGACAAACGGCCGGACTTAATTTTCTGCGCGGCTATCAGATGAGGGGGACGATCATGGTTCGTTCAGCCGGGTCGCGTATCGGGCTTAACGTCTACGAGATCAGATCCCGCATCCGTGCCGACGTCCAAGATCCGGCGCACATCGTCTTCAAGGTCTCGGTCAGCGCCGTCGTGTCGATTCGCGAGACCACCGGCGCCATCGACGTGATGCAGCGGCCGATCGCGGATCGGATCCAGCGCGATGCCGCTTCCGAGATTGAATCGATGATCGAGGAAGCGGTCTATGCCGTGCAGGGGATCGGCAAGGACGCGCTCGGTCTCGGCGAAGAGTTGAAGCGAAACCATCCCCGCACGTGGAAAAAAGTAAAAAACGATTGGGATCAGGGCAAAAATCTGCTGACGGCTTGCGAAGTCAGGGCGCACGCACGCGTCGGCATTCGCTTGACCGGGACCGTCGACCAGACGGAGCGGGGATAA
- a CDS encoding phospholipase D family protein, with the protein MKKGVGVILAAMLLLPVGGCGSSSSTASSSAIGKGNVQWAFTQGDQHPEKLLIGVIQSAKETLDVAIYSLTYPDIVAAIRDAHRRGVAVRLLTDRIQASGKTQKEALKLLGSAGIPIKINSHSGLMHLKMTVADGQVATTGSFNYSKAASTTNDEMLVVLRDATAAASFEEAFERAWNDREGYETLSAAIAEDDSPSKQGKPAPSVQAQQPDEGEDVAEPPVASCASPQIKGNINSKGDKLYHVPGGKSYDRTKPEQWFCSEADAEAAGFRKAAG; encoded by the coding sequence ATGAAAAAGGGAGTCGGCGTTATTCTCGCGGCTATGCTGCTGCTGCCTGTCGGCGGATGCGGATCATCTTCGTCGACCGCCTCGTCATCGGCCATCGGCAAGGGAAATGTGCAATGGGCGTTCACGCAAGGCGACCAGCACCCGGAGAAGCTGTTGATCGGCGTCATCCAGAGTGCCAAAGAGACGCTTGACGTCGCCATCTACAGCTTGACTTATCCGGATATCGTCGCGGCCATCCGCGACGCTCATCGGCGCGGCGTCGCCGTGCGTCTGCTGACGGATCGCATTCAGGCATCCGGCAAGACGCAGAAGGAAGCGCTCAAGCTGCTCGGCAGCGCAGGGATCCCGATCAAGATCAACAGTCACAGCGGATTGATGCATCTGAAAATGACCGTCGCCGACGGGCAAGTGGCGACAACGGGCTCTTTCAACTATTCCAAGGCAGCGAGCACGACGAATGACGAGATGCTGGTCGTGCTGCGCGATGCGACTGCGGCCGCATCGTTCGAGGAAGCGTTCGAGCGCGCCTGGAACGATCGCGAGGGATACGAGACGCTGTCAGCCGCCATTGCCGAGGACGATTCGCCGTCGAAGCAGGGCAAGCCGGCGCCATCGGTGCAGGCGCAGCAGCCCGACGAGGGAGAGGACGTCGCAGAGCCGCCCGTCGCGTCGTGCGCATCGCCTCAGATCAAAGGCAATATCAATTCCAAAGGGGACAAGCTCTACCATGTGCCCGGCGGCAAGAGCTACGATCGCACGAAGCCCGAACAATGGTTTTGCAGCGAAGCGGATGCGGAGGCTGCCGGATTTCGCAAGGCTGCCGGGTAG
- a CDS encoding TIM barrel protein, whose amino-acid sequence MKFSLCIGAYQGEDEIYHLEKVKALGFHGLEYYAWWQLDDLKRTARAQERIGVGIVATCTPFISLVDESLRGDYLDGISRTIEACKTLGTKSIISQTGNELDGVPRDVQQLTMVETLKRAAPLLEAADIVLELEPLNGLVDHKGHYLQRSDEGAEIVDKVGSSHVKLVFDVYHQQITEGNVIRNATAYRHRINHYHIADNPGRHQPGTGELNYINILKAIKETGFEGYVGLECGFTIDPDDAVEQFHEEIVARLG is encoded by the coding sequence ATGAAGTTTTCGTTATGCATCGGCGCGTATCAGGGCGAGGACGAGATCTATCATCTCGAAAAAGTAAAAGCGCTCGGATTCCACGGCTTGGAATATTACGCCTGGTGGCAGCTCGACGATTTGAAGCGCACGGCGAGAGCCCAGGAGCGGATCGGCGTCGGTATCGTCGCGACCTGCACGCCTTTCATCAGCCTGGTGGACGAGTCGCTGCGCGGCGACTATCTGGACGGGATCAGCCGCACGATTGAAGCGTGCAAGACGCTTGGTACCAAGTCGATCATCTCTCAGACCGGCAACGAGCTGGACGGCGTGCCGCGAGACGTTCAGCAGCTCACGATGGTGGAGACGCTGAAGCGGGCCGCGCCGCTGCTCGAAGCGGCCGACATCGTACTGGAGCTTGAGCCGCTGAACGGTCTTGTCGATCACAAAGGTCATTACCTGCAGCGCTCGGACGAGGGAGCGGAGATTGTAGACAAGGTAGGCAGCAGCCACGTGAAGCTTGTGTTCGACGTCTACCATCAGCAGATTACCGAAGGCAACGTCATTCGCAATGCGACGGCGTATCGCCATCGGATCAACCATTACCATATTGCGGACAACCCGGGTCGCCATCAACCGGGTACCGGCGAGCTCAACTACATCAATATTTTAAAGGCGATCAAGGAGACGGGCTTCGAGGGTTATGTGGGCCTGGAGTGCGGCTTTACGATCGATCCCGACGACGCGGTCGAGCAGTTCCACGAGGAAATCGTCGCACGTCTCGGGTAA
- a CDS encoding CBO0543 family protein has translation MLLLMLVVPYLSGSRIREIWTVFLTMQTIKWLFGVLKAEFRLVEFPVRFFPYATQQDFATDFALCPAMAVFYAMIVRGRTLRVQLGYAACFAAVYALWSWAMTKWTNLQVHLHWRSEFDFLFVWVMLPAVKRISDWILAKPTAASDGEVRR, from the coding sequence GTGCTCCTGCTGATGTTAGTCGTCCCGTATCTGTCGGGCAGCCGCATACGGGAGATTTGGACGGTCTTTTTAACGATGCAGACGATAAAATGGCTCTTCGGCGTGCTGAAGGCGGAGTTCCGGCTGGTAGAATTTCCGGTGCGATTCTTTCCCTATGCCACCCAACAAGATTTCGCGACGGACTTCGCGCTATGTCCTGCGATGGCCGTTTTTTACGCGATGATCGTCCGCGGGCGCACGCTTCGCGTTCAACTGGGCTATGCCGCGTGCTTTGCGGCCGTTTATGCGCTGTGGAGCTGGGCGATGACGAAATGGACGAACCTGCAGGTTCATCTGCACTGGCGTTCTGAATTCGACTTTTTGTTCGTATGGGTCATGCTGCCGGCAGTGAAGCGAATCTCGGACTGGATCCTCGCGAAGCCGACAGCCGCTTCAGACGGAGAGGTCCGCCGATGA